A single genomic interval of Suncus etruscus isolate mSunEtr1 chromosome 12, mSunEtr1.pri.cur, whole genome shotgun sequence harbors:
- the LRATD1 gene encoding protein LRATD1 produces MGNQLDRITHLNYSELPTGDPSGIEKDELRVGVAYFFSDEEEDLDERGPADKFGVKGPPGCSPCPESPGRRHHHHHHHHHHHHLLHQLVLNEPQFSAFRGQECIFSKVSGGPLGADLSVYAVTALPALCEPGDLLELLWLQPATSEPPAPAPHWAVYVGGGQIIHLHQGEIRQDSLYEAGAANVGRVVNSWYRYRPLVAELVVQNACGHLGLKSEEICWTNSESFAAWCRFGKREFKAGGEVPAGTQPPQQQYYLKVHLGENKVHTARFHSLEDLIREKRRIDASGRLRVLQELTELDLVDDKE; encoded by the coding sequence ATGGGCAACCAACTGGACCGCATCACGCACCTTAACTACAGTGAGCTGCCCACTGGGGACCCGTCGGGGATCGAGAAAGACGAGTTGCGGGTCGGGGTCGCCTATTTCTTCTCGGATGAGGAGGAGGACCTGGACGAACGCGGCCCAGCGGACAAGTTTGGTGTCAAGGGTCCCCCGGGTTGCTCCCCTTGTCCTGAAAGCCCGGGCCGacgccaccaccatcaccaccaccaccatcaccatcaccacctgCTGCACCAGCTGGTCCTCAACGAACCCCAGTTTTCCGCTTTCCGGGGCCAGGAATGCATCTTCTCCAAAGTGAGCGGAGGCCCCCTGGGTGCCGACCTGAGCGTCTACGCGGTCACCGCGCTGCCGGCGCTCTGCGAGCCCGGGGATCTGCTGGAGCTGCTGTGGCTGCAACCCGCTACCTCGGAGCCCCCCGCACCTGCCCCCCATTGGGCCGTCTATGTGGGCGGGGGGCAGATCATCCACCTGCACCAAGGCGAGATCCGCCAGGACAGCCTGTACGAGGCGGGCGCGGCCAACGTGGGCCGGGTGGTGAATAGCTGGTACCGTTATCGCCCGCTGGTGGCCGAGTTGGTGGTACAGAACGCCTGCGGCCACCTGGGCCTCAAGAGCGAGGAGATCTGCTGGACGAACTCGGAAAGCTTCGCCGCCTGGTGCCGCTTTGGCAAGCGGGAGTTCAAGGCCGGTGGGGAGGTGCCGGCTGGCACGCAGCCCCCCCAGCAGCAGTACTATCTCAAGGTGCACCTGGGCGAGAACAAGGTGCATACGGCCCGCTTCCATAGCCTGGAAGATCTCATCCGCGAGAAGCGCCGCATCGACGCCAGTGGCCGGCTGCGAGTGCTCCAGGAGCTCACAGAGCTGGACCTCGTGGACGACAAGGAATAG